In Hydrogenispora ethanolica, one genomic interval encodes:
- a CDS encoding UvrD-helicase domain-containing protein, translating to MPHPPNEQQAAAIHEFGADLLVSAGAGTGKTTVLAEKYLRLLEERRAEIGEIVAITFTKKAAAEMRDRIRQGLRERQNQAENQAELEFWRNQLQRIDGARIVTFHSLCLGLIQENPLEAGIPPVSGILGEGEEQIYLNQAIAELFTEIVQNPTADSQALVRLILDYGWESLAESLAGLYQAIRESGRAFGEVIRQTAEALRDALAARIAGADGLIADIEELLEYSSTQKLTENAQGVLGLFREGWPGYRELLRDGKELDELLPALGELAKGLPKTLPAAIKPRVVAVRDQIDAVKQRLVDGAALERLETLETLLEGLDRRYRELKQESGLLDFADQQLLARDLLQNHPQLAERVTAGIRYLLVDEFQDTNSLQLEIVRSLLGEDYQGGRLMAVGDIKQSIYRFRGAEADLMTELGREIESRGGRTIALTRNYRSNQTVIRFINAFSQELFAGESFPYEPLEAGGNDAGSRVEFILAGETADLREQARLVARRIVRLVAESAGTGTPVGYGDIVLLFRAGTAMGLFQQALVELGIPYYTASGGDLYRRQEIVDQLNLLRLVQQRYDTVALLGLVSSPYVGLSETELYRLCRDEGLAEAFYGREDFEKLLPEPAAARLREFRELLGYLQEHRELLPIPAMLRLALDRLHYRELMLGSVDAGQRLANLEKLLYKAEEFTAAGYHDLNRFLSYLQELEGMEIGEGEAQTQAEGSDVVRLMTIHRSKGLEFPVVILPDLDRSFRLGNRSKLVFHKDLGVGFKIPVPESEAAATSVWEAIKERERRDEIAELKRVLYVALTRAKRQLILAGSGVSRSRGKTLETAGNWMKWFELLLPLAEAGAELEYQGIPVAVVRAVPEVQPPERPVKLLETVAPDLAAAPSPAGRAAPEVAAAGVAANAGCVVPLKVSGILAFKSCPRGFYLRHIMRLERGPAADDEPSAAALPGAGAHLGAQIGNFVHQAVRAGTPDWPEELWKAYFAELQVPDPDRLKADLERIWRNLQASEYRGRGEIWDEVPFILKLEGAVRVEGRFDRLYREPGGGLVLVDYKTHRIAPRQVEETAAKYFWQLQLYALAVAELWGRLPDRAVLYFPYPDRAVEVPLDQAALARTIAEVREIGAFIAAHPYPGDYPAGADCENCRYGWFCHAGKA from the coding sequence ATGCCGCATCCGCCCAATGAACAACAAGCCGCCGCCATCCATGAATTTGGCGCGGACTTGCTGGTCTCGGCCGGCGCCGGGACCGGCAAGACGACGGTTTTGGCAGAAAAATACCTGCGCCTGCTCGAAGAACGCCGGGCTGAGATCGGAGAGATCGTGGCGATCACCTTTACCAAGAAAGCCGCAGCCGAGATGCGCGACCGGATCCGCCAGGGCCTCCGGGAGCGTCAGAATCAGGCCGAGAACCAAGCGGAACTGGAATTTTGGCGAAACCAGTTGCAGCGGATCGACGGCGCGCGGATCGTCACCTTCCACAGTCTTTGCCTGGGGCTGATCCAGGAGAATCCCTTGGAAGCCGGGATTCCGCCGGTCTCCGGCATCCTGGGCGAAGGCGAGGAACAAATTTATCTGAACCAGGCCATTGCCGAATTATTCACGGAGATCGTCCAGAACCCCACCGCGGACTCCCAGGCGCTGGTCCGCTTGATCCTGGATTATGGCTGGGAATCCCTGGCCGAAAGCCTGGCCGGACTCTACCAGGCCATCCGGGAGAGCGGCCGCGCCTTTGGAGAAGTGATCCGCCAGACTGCGGAGGCCCTCCGGGATGCTTTGGCAGCGCGGATTGCCGGGGCGGACGGTTTGATTGCGGACATCGAGGAACTGCTGGAGTATAGCTCCACCCAGAAACTGACCGAAAATGCCCAGGGCGTTCTCGGCTTATTCCGGGAGGGTTGGCCGGGCTACCGGGAGCTGCTGCGGGACGGGAAAGAACTGGACGAACTGCTTCCGGCCCTGGGGGAGTTGGCGAAAGGATTGCCCAAGACGCTTCCCGCCGCCATCAAACCGCGGGTGGTCGCGGTCCGCGACCAGATCGACGCAGTGAAGCAGCGCTTGGTGGATGGGGCGGCGCTGGAGCGCCTGGAAACTTTGGAAACGTTGTTGGAAGGATTGGACCGGCGGTACCGGGAGTTGAAGCAGGAGTCGGGTCTGCTGGACTTCGCGGACCAGCAGCTTTTGGCCAGAGATCTGTTACAGAACCACCCGCAGCTGGCGGAGCGGGTGACCGCCGGGATCCGCTACCTGCTGGTGGACGAGTTTCAGGACACCAACAGCCTGCAACTGGAGATCGTCCGTTCATTGCTAGGCGAGGATTATCAAGGCGGCCGGCTGATGGCGGTCGGCGATATCAAGCAGTCGATCTACCGCTTCCGGGGCGCCGAGGCCGATCTCATGACCGAGCTGGGCCGGGAGATCGAATCCCGCGGCGGCCGGACCATTGCCTTGACCCGGAATTACCGCTCCAACCAGACCGTCATCCGGTTCATCAATGCTTTCTCCCAGGAGCTCTTCGCCGGAGAAAGCTTTCCCTACGAACCCCTGGAAGCCGGAGGGAATGACGCCGGATCGCGGGTCGAATTCATCCTGGCCGGGGAGACCGCGGACTTGCGGGAACAGGCCCGGCTGGTGGCGCGCAGGATCGTCCGCTTGGTGGCGGAGAGCGCCGGAACCGGGACGCCGGTCGGCTATGGCGACATCGTCCTGCTCTTCCGGGCCGGAACCGCGATGGGGCTTTTTCAGCAAGCCTTGGTGGAACTGGGAATCCCTTATTACACGGCCAGCGGCGGCGATTTATACCGGCGCCAGGAGATCGTCGACCAGCTGAATCTCCTCCGGCTGGTGCAACAGCGGTATGATACCGTGGCGCTGCTCGGCCTGGTAAGTTCCCCCTACGTCGGACTGAGCGAGACCGAATTGTACCGCTTATGCCGGGATGAGGGCCTGGCGGAGGCCTTTTACGGCCGGGAGGATTTTGAGAAGTTGCTGCCCGAACCGGCTGCAGCGAGGTTGCGGGAATTCCGGGAGTTGCTCGGTTATCTCCAGGAACACCGGGAGTTGTTGCCCATCCCCGCCATGCTCCGGCTGGCGCTGGACCGGCTGCACTATCGCGAACTGATGCTGGGCTCGGTCGACGCCGGGCAGCGCTTGGCCAATCTGGAGAAGCTGCTCTACAAGGCCGAGGAGTTTACCGCCGCCGGTTACCACGATCTGAATCGTTTCCTCAGTTACCTGCAGGAACTCGAAGGCATGGAGATCGGGGAAGGCGAGGCCCAGACGCAAGCCGAGGGGAGCGACGTGGTCCGGCTGATGACCATTCATCGTTCCAAAGGCTTGGAGTTTCCCGTCGTGATCCTGCCCGATCTGGATCGTTCGTTCCGGTTGGGCAACCGTTCCAAGCTGGTCTTCCACAAGGACTTAGGTGTCGGTTTTAAGATCCCGGTCCCGGAGAGCGAGGCCGCGGCCACCTCGGTCTGGGAGGCCATCAAGGAGCGCGAGCGGCGCGACGAAATCGCCGAACTCAAGCGGGTATTATACGTGGCGCTGACCCGGGCCAAACGCCAATTGATCCTGGCCGGTTCGGGGGTAAGCCGGTCGCGCGGCAAGACGCTGGAGACCGCGGGAAACTGGATGAAATGGTTCGAATTGCTGCTGCCCTTGGCCGAGGCCGGCGCAGAGCTGGAGTATCAGGGGATACCGGTGGCGGTGGTCCGCGCGGTGCCGGAGGTCCAGCCGCCGGAGCGTCCGGTGAAGCTGTTGGAGACGGTGGCTCCCGACCTGGCGGCCGCGCCTTCCCCGGCGGGCCGGGCGGCGCCCGAGGTCGCCGCGGCCGGAGTTGCCGCAAACGCCGGCTGCGTAGTGCCGCTGAAGGTCTCGGGCATTCTGGCCTTTAAGAGTTGTCCGCGCGGTTTTTACCTGCGGCATATCATGCGTCTGGAGCGTGGGCCGGCGGCCGATGACGAGCCGAGCGCCGCCGCGCTTCCCGGAGCCGGAGCCCATTTGGGCGCGCAGATCGGCAATTTTGTCCATCAGGCGGTCCGGGCGGGAACGCCCGACTGGCCGGAGGAACTTTGGAAGGCTTACTTTGCGGAGTTGCAGGTTCCCGATCCCGACCGGTTGAAAGCCGATCTGGAGCGGATCTGGCGGAACCTTCAGGCCAGCGAGTACCGGGGACGGGGCGAGATCTGGGATGAGGTGCCATTCATTTTGAAGTTGGAAGGCGCAGTGCGGGTGGAAGGCAGGTTTGACCGGCTTTACCGCGAGCCCGGCGGCGGGCTGGTGTTGGTGGATTATAAGACGCACCGGATCGCGCCCCGTCAGGTGGAGGAGACCGCCGCAAAATACTTTTGGCAGCTTCAGCTGTATGCTCTGGCAGTGGCCGAACTGTGGGGGAGGTTGCCGGACCGGGCGGTCCTGTATTTCCCTTACCCCGACCGGGCGGTGGAAGTGCCGCTGGACCAGGCCGCTTTGGCCCGGACCATTGCCGAGGTGCGGGAGATCGGCGCGTTCATCGCCGCCCATCCCTATCCCGGAGACTATCCGGCCGGAGCCGACTGTGAGAACTGCCGCTACGGCTGGTTCTGTCACGCCGGTAAAGCTTAA
- the folE2 gene encoding GTP cyclohydrolase FolE2 yields the protein MIDVQSRRDERGIEIQKVGLKDVNLPFQIRMRDGGFQHVHGNVVVSVTLPHHFKGTHLSRFMELLMSWSEKPISWKEIRQILAELCSHLEVSAAEISLKFRYFLPVPAPVSGIVGYLDYLGEFRGVFRQPSGHFHFQLGAEIPVLSLCPCSKEISAYGAHNQRAAIRTLVHCSYPGKILWLEELIELLRIQGSCPIYPVLKREDEKYVTEAAYQNPKFVEDILRDSVLALRSEPRIRSFQVEVESYESIHNHSAFASHVEEAAD from the coding sequence ATGATCGATGTGCAGAGCAGGCGGGACGAGCGGGGAATCGAGATTCAAAAGGTGGGTCTGAAAGATGTCAACCTGCCGTTTCAGATCCGGATGCGGGACGGCGGGTTTCAACATGTCCACGGCAACGTCGTCGTCTCGGTGACGCTGCCGCACCATTTCAAGGGCACGCATCTCAGCCGGTTCATGGAGCTATTGATGTCCTGGTCCGAAAAACCCATCTCCTGGAAGGAGATCCGCCAGATCCTGGCCGAACTCTGTAGCCATCTGGAAGTGAGCGCCGCCGAAATCAGTCTGAAGTTTCGCTATTTCCTGCCGGTGCCGGCGCCGGTGAGCGGCATCGTCGGCTACCTCGACTATCTGGGCGAATTTCGCGGCGTCTTCCGGCAACCCTCGGGCCACTTCCATTTCCAACTGGGCGCGGAGATACCGGTCCTCTCCCTCTGCCCCTGCAGCAAAGAGATCTCGGCTTACGGCGCCCACAATCAGCGGGCGGCCATCCGGACCCTGGTACACTGCTCCTATCCGGGGAAAATCCTGTGGCTGGAGGAGCTCATCGAACTGTTGCGGATTCAGGGCAGTTGCCCCATCTATCCGGTGCTCAAGCGGGAGGATGAAAAATACGTCACCGAAGCCGCCTACCAGAACCCCAAGTTCGTCGAGGACATCCTGCGCGACTCCGTCCTGGCGCTCCGCTCCGAGCCGCGGATCCGCTCTTTCCAGGTCGAGGTGGAAAGCTACGAGTCCATCCACAATCACAGCGCCTTCGCATCCCATGTGGAGGAAGCCGCCGATTAA